A genomic stretch from Alosa sapidissima isolate fAloSap1 chromosome 3, fAloSap1.pri, whole genome shotgun sequence includes:
- the soul5 gene encoding heme-binding protein 2 — translation MVYVAGIVVLVFSLAVEARVGDSSESDLCTETKECLLYNLTCTGEEYEVRHYETTKWVSADVESVFMEVAMNRAFWKLFKYIQGENNAGMKIDMTAPVVIKTKDSTSIWKSSTYTVSFLLPSTFQHSQSPPFPTDSSVYFSVMPDMKVYVKSYGGWLIGLTSRMKSRSLRESLDAVDASYTKGYHYDVGYDSPMKMTNRHNEVWYLVEGEPVCPAAAE, via the exons AT GGTCTATGTCGCGGGAATAGTTGTGCTGGTGTTCTCTCTGGCAGTGGAGGCCAGAGTTGG TGATTCTAGTGAATCCGACTTATGCACAGAGACAAAGGAATGTCTTCTGTATAACCTCACCTGCACAGGTGAGGAGTATGAG GTGCGCCACTACGAGACCACTAAATGGGTGTCTGCTGATGTGGAATCCGTCTTTATGGAAGTGGCCATGAACAGAGCTTTCTGGAAACTCTTCAAATACATCCAGGGGGAGAATAATGCTG GCATGAAGATTGACATGACTGCGCCCGTTGTCATCAAAACCAAGGACAGCACAAGCATATGGAAGTCGTCAACCTACACCGTCAGTTTCCTCCTGCCCTCGACTTTCCAACACAGCCAGAGTCCTCCCTTCCCCACTGATAGTAGT GTGTACTTCAGTGTGATGCCAGACATGAAGGTGTATGTGAAAAGCTATGGGGGCTGGTTGATTGGTCTCACCTCAAGAATGAAATCACGCAGCCTGAGGGAGTCACTGGATGCTGTTGATGCGTCCTACACCAAGGGTTACCACTACGACGTTGGCTATGACAG cccTATGAAGATGACAAACAGGCACAACGAGGTGTGGTACTTAGTGGAGGGAGAGCCTGTGTGTCCAGCAGCTGCTGAATGA